In Candidatus Caldatribacterium sp., the genomic window GGTGTCGCCAAGGAGAACCTGGCTGCAGCCGAGTCCCGTATCAGGGATGTCGATATGGCTGAGGAAATGATGGAGTTCACCCGGGCGCAGATTCTCCTTCAAGCCGGTACGGCAATGCTTGCCCAGGCAAACACCATTCCACAGGCGGTACTCCAGCTCTTGCGATAGAGGCTCTGAGGACCAGGGAGGACGGGTACCCGTCCTCCCTGTTTTCTTTGAAAGGCAGGAGATGGAACGATGAAGGTTGAAGGACAGATGGCAAAGAGTGTAGGTTCTATCCCTCTCTCCCTTCAGGAGACCCAGGGTTCGGTGAGGGTAGCCGAGGTCCAGGAAGGGGAGGGGAAAAGGGAAGAAGGGTCCTCGGTATTTCTTGATCCAGAGAAAATCAGGGAGCTCGGAGAGGTTTTGAAGGGCCTCTTTGAGGTCTTCAACCTGGAGCTCCGTTTCAAAATCCACGAGCCCACTGGGGAAATCATCGCCCGGATTGTGAACCGGGAGACTGGAGAAGTCATCCGGGAAATTCCCCCGGAGAAGTTCCTCGACATGGTGGCCAAGCTCCAGGAACTTGCGGGAATCCTTGTGGATGAAGTTGTGTGAGGAGGGGGAACTGTGGCGGGCTTAAGCATTGATGGCCTCATTTCGGGGCTCAATACAAGTGAAATCATCGAAAAGCTTGCCGAAGTCGAGCGCGCTCCTATTGAGAGGCTTGAGGAGAAAAAGGCCACTTACGCCGAGCGGCTCACCCTTCTCCAGGCGGCAAGCGCAAAGCTTTTGAGTTTGAAAACGAGCGCCCTGAGCCTTTCCCTTTCGTCCACTTTTCTTGCCAGGAAAGCCGAAGTCACAGGTGATGCCCTTTCGGTATCCCTGGGAAGCGATGCTCAGGAGGGGACCTACGTCCTTACGGTGGAAAGCCTTGCAAGAGCCCACCAGATTGCCACAGCCACTGCCTATGCTGATACAAACGTCACCCGCTTTGGGGAGGGGACAATCACCATTACGGTGGGAGGAAGAACGACCGAAATTACCATCGATTCCTCAAATAATACCTTGGCCGGCATTCGGGATGCCATAAACCAGGCGGATGCCGGGGTTCGAGCTTCCCTGGTCGAGACCCAGGAAGGGTACCGGCTTTTCCTGGCAAGCGAAGAAGCGGGAACGGCAAATACCATCACCGTGGAGGTGGCGCTCTCTGGGGGAGAGGCAGAGCTCTCGGAGTGGACAGAGATTCAGGCGGCGCAGAACGCACGGGTCCTCCTTGGAGGAACAAACCCCATAGTCTATGAGGGAACCTCAAACGTTATTACCAATTTCCTTCCGGGGGTA contains:
- the fliD gene encoding flagellar filament capping protein FliD: MAGLSIDGLISGLNTSEIIEKLAEVERAPIERLEEKKATYAERLTLLQAASAKLLSLKTSALSLSLSSTFLARKAEVTGDALSVSLGSDAQEGTYVLTVESLARAHQIATATAYADTNVTRFGEGTITITVGGRTTEITIDSSNNTLAGIRDAINQADAGVRASLVETQEGYRLFLASEEAGTANTITVEVALSGGEAELSEWTEIQAAQNARVLLGGTNPIVYEGTSNVITNFLPGVTLSLKSTGSVTITISRDLEAVKNSILSFTNALNDFLKFVKENTGYDAATKTAGALLGETSLLRVTAELEKLLTARVTSSDFQSVMDIGISVDRYGNLVVDEGKLSQALETNLEAVQELFSGSSGIANSLNEYLNFVTDPYEGVMSSTQKLYENVIKDLDERIAIMEERLEAQKERWLKQFTVLESYLGTMQTQSNWLTQQIANLSKLTTRS
- a CDS encoding flagellar protein FlaG yields the protein MAKSVGSIPLSLQETQGSVRVAEVQEGEGKREEGSSVFLDPEKIRELGEVLKGLFEVFNLELRFKIHEPTGEIIARIVNRETGEVIREIPPEKFLDMVAKLQELAGILVDEVV